The Verrucomicrobiota bacterium genome contains a region encoding:
- the nadD gene encoding nicotinate (nicotinamide) nucleotide adenylyltransferase has protein sequence MKLGLFGGSFDPVHLGHLLVAQAAREELELTRLYFIPAAQSPFKPAIEPTPAPLRLRLLRLALAGQMFCEIDDQEITRGGVSYSIDTVRDYTRRFPQAKLFYLIGADHIAQLPKWREAGELAKLVEFVVIPRPGEKSAPLPAPFRGRTLIGFPLGVSSSQIRARVKGRLPIDWLVPPTVAEAIHNNRLYL, from the coding sequence ATGAAACTCGGTTTATTCGGCGGTTCATTTGATCCGGTTCATCTCGGCCATCTGCTGGTGGCGCAGGCGGCACGGGAGGAACTGGAGTTGACGCGACTGTACTTCATTCCGGCGGCGCAATCGCCGTTCAAGCCGGCGATCGAACCAACGCCGGCACCACTTCGATTGCGTCTTCTGCGACTTGCATTGGCTGGACAAATGTTTTGTGAAATCGACGACCAGGAAATCACCCGCGGCGGCGTCTCCTACAGCATCGACACGGTGCGCGACTACACCCGGCGATTTCCGCAGGCGAAACTTTTTTATCTGATTGGCGCCGATCACATCGCGCAATTGCCGAAGTGGCGTGAAGCCGGTGAACTGGCAAAGCTCGTCGAGTTTGTCGTGATTCCCCGTCCGGGGGAGAAATCGGCGCCGCTGCCGGCGCCGTTTCGCGGACGGACGCTAATTGGTTTCCCGCTAGGTGTTTCTTCTTCACAAATCCGGGCGAGGGTGAAAGGCCGTTTGCCGATTGATTGGCTGGTGCCGCCCACAGTGGCGGAGGCCATTCACAATAATCGACTTTATCTTTGA
- the clpB gene encoding ATP-dependent chaperone ClpB, whose protein sequence is MKMDKFTTKAQEALQAAQDLAHERSHQELDDEHLLLALVQQSDSLIPSLLQKLGVAIPKITADLERELGRRVKVQGTSSADLFLSAALKRVLDSAAAEAAKLKDDYISTEHLLLGLLNEGGPALAKLFKANGLTRDAVLKALADLRGNQRVTDQNPEDKFQALEKYGRDLTAAARAGKIDPVIGRDDEIRRVMQVLTRRTKNNPVLIGDPGVGKTAIAEGLARRIVSGDVPESLKDKKLVAMDLGAMIAGAKYRGEFEDRLKAFLKEITSSEGRIILFIDELHTLVGAGKAEGAADAANMLKPQLARGELRCIGATTLDEYRKHIEKDPALERRFQPVYVAEPSVEATIAILRGLKERYEVHHGIRIQDAALVAAATLSHRYIADRFLPDKAVDLMDEAASRLRMELDSLPTEIDQLERQIMQLEIEQTALKKEKDEASRDRLKKLEKELANLKEQSTKLKAQWQNEKAAINAVSIINGQLEQARLDLEKAERIGDLNRAAQIKHGTIPELQKKIAAAEKALHEKPAGQRLLNEEVTEEDIAQVVASWTGIPVTRMLEGERQKLVRMEERLQQRVVGQKEAITAVANAVRRARSGLQDPNRPIGSFIFMGPTGVGKTELARALAEFMFDDENAMTRIDMSEYMEKHSVARLIGAPPGYVGFEEGGQLSEAVRRRPYSVVLFDEIEKAHHDVFNVLLQVLDDGRLTDGQGRTVDFKNTVIIMTSNIGSPIIQEYFLHGKTSATDLREMEARVQVEMKKHFRPEFLNRVDDIIIFHSLNEEQLAVIVDIQLQRLEKRLSQQQLTLDVAKSAKQLLAKEGYDPQFGARPLKRTIQEKLLDPLAMKLLDGEFKPGDRIKVSADGSEGLVFQKKA, encoded by the coding sequence ATGAAAATGGACAAGTTCACAACGAAGGCGCAGGAAGCCTTGCAAGCGGCCCAAGATCTGGCCCATGAACGTTCCCATCAGGAGCTCGACGACGAGCATCTCCTCCTGGCGCTCGTTCAACAAAGCGACAGTTTGATTCCGTCGCTGCTGCAAAAACTGGGCGTCGCCATTCCTAAAATCACCGCCGATCTGGAACGTGAACTGGGTCGCCGTGTCAAAGTTCAAGGGACGAGTTCCGCCGATCTCTTTCTTAGCGCAGCGTTGAAAAGGGTCCTCGATTCCGCCGCGGCCGAAGCCGCCAAGCTTAAGGACGATTACATCAGCACTGAGCATTTGCTGCTCGGTTTGCTGAATGAAGGCGGACCGGCCTTGGCAAAATTGTTCAAGGCGAACGGTCTTACGCGCGATGCAGTGCTTAAAGCTCTCGCCGACCTGCGGGGCAATCAACGCGTCACCGACCAGAATCCCGAAGACAAATTTCAAGCCCTCGAAAAATACGGGCGCGACCTCACCGCTGCCGCGCGCGCGGGCAAGATTGATCCGGTGATCGGACGGGATGATGAAATTCGTCGCGTGATGCAAGTGCTCACGCGCCGCACGAAAAACAATCCCGTGCTCATTGGCGATCCCGGCGTCGGCAAGACGGCCATCGCCGAGGGATTGGCGCGGCGCATCGTCAGCGGCGACGTGCCGGAATCTTTGAAGGACAAAAAGCTTGTCGCGATGGATTTGGGCGCGATGATTGCCGGCGCGAAGTACCGCGGAGAATTTGAAGACCGGCTCAAGGCGTTTCTCAAGGAAATAACTTCCAGCGAAGGTCGCATCATTTTGTTCATCGACGAATTGCACACGCTGGTCGGCGCGGGCAAGGCGGAGGGCGCCGCCGACGCCGCAAACATGCTCAAGCCGCAACTGGCTCGTGGAGAACTCCGCTGCATTGGGGCCACCACGCTGGACGAATATCGCAAGCACATCGAGAAGGACCCAGCATTGGAGCGGCGGTTTCAACCGGTCTATGTCGCCGAGCCGAGCGTCGAAGCCACCATCGCCATTCTGCGCGGGTTGAAGGAGCGCTACGAAGTCCATCACGGCATCCGCATTCAGGATGCCGCGCTCGTGGCCGCCGCCACGCTGTCGCATCGCTACATCGCGGACCGCTTCTTGCCGGACAAGGCGGTGGACTTGATGGACGAAGCCGCGTCGCGATTGAGGATGGAGCTTGATTCATTGCCGACGGAGATCGACCAGTTGGAGCGACAAATCATGCAGTTGGAAATCGAGCAGACGGCGCTGAAGAAGGAAAAGGACGAAGCCTCGCGTGACCGGCTCAAAAAACTGGAAAAGGAACTGGCGAATCTCAAGGAGCAATCCACCAAGCTCAAAGCGCAGTGGCAAAATGAAAAGGCCGCCATCAATGCCGTCAGCATCATCAACGGGCAATTGGAGCAGGCGCGCCTCGATTTGGAGAAAGCTGAGCGCATCGGTGACTTGAATCGCGCCGCGCAAATCAAACACGGCACGATCCCGGAATTGCAAAAGAAGATCGCCGCCGCCGAGAAGGCGTTGCACGAAAAACCGGCAGGTCAGCGGTTGTTGAACGAGGAGGTGACGGAAGAGGACATTGCGCAGGTGGTCGCGTCGTGGACCGGCATTCCGGTCACGCGGATGCTGGAAGGAGAGCGGCAAAAGCTCGTGCGCATGGAGGAGCGATTGCAACAGCGCGTTGTTGGTCAGAAGGAAGCCATCACCGCCGTGGCCAACGCTGTTCGTCGCGCGCGTAGTGGGCTGCAAGATCCGAATCGCCCCATTGGCTCATTCATTTTCATGGGGCCAACCGGCGTCGGCAAAACCGAACTGGCCCGTGCCTTGGCCGAGTTCATGTTCGACGACGAAAACGCGATGACGCGCATCGACATGAGCGAATACATGGAGAAACACTCCGTGGCTCGGCTCATCGGCGCACCGCCGGGATATGTCGGCTTCGAGGAAGGCGGGCAACTCAGCGAAGCCGTTCGCCGCCGGCCATACAGTGTGGTGCTGTTTGACGAGATTGAAAAGGCGCATCACGACGTCTTCAACGTGCTGCTCCAGGTGCTCGACGATGGTCGGCTCACCGACGGCCAGGGGCGCACGGTCGATTTCAAGAACACGGTCATCATCATGACCAGCAACATCGGCTCGCCGATCATTCAGGAATATTTTCTTCACGGCAAAACTTCCGCCACCGACCTGCGCGAGATGGAAGCGCGCGTGCAGGTCGAGATGAAGAAACATTTTCGGCCGGAGTTCTTGAATCGAGTGGATGACATCATCATCTTCCACAGTCTCAACGAAGAACAGTTGGCGGTGATCGTGGACATTCAATTGCAGCGGCTGGAGAAGCGCCTTTCGCAGCAGCAACTCACCCTCGATGTGGCCAAGTCCGCCAAACAACTGCTGGCCAAGGAGGGCTATGATCCGCAGTTTGGCGCGCGACCCTTGAAACGCACGATTCAGGAAAAACTGCTCGACCCACTGGCGATGAAATTACTCGATGGCGAATTCAAGCCAGGCGACCGCATCAAGGTCAGCGCCGACGGCAGCGAAGGATTGGTGTTTCAGAAAAAGGCCTGA